The Pelagicoccus enzymogenes region GCTCTGCTTGATTCCAGCCGCATCGGCGGAGTCGATCGCCTCCTTGAGCTTCTGCAAAGATTCCTTGATTTGCGTTTCAATCATCTCGAAGCACCAATCAATCGAGCAGGCGAACGGCCGCAAGTCAGATATGCGAACACTTTTCCAACAACAGGGTCCGACCACCGGGCTCGCATTCATCGATTTACTCCAAAAACCAGAAATCGCTCATGGGAAAAGCCATTGTTAACTAATAGCTCCTATTATTTAACCCGTTTTGCTTTACTCGCCTCTCCTGCAGGCTTAACGGTGGTGCTTTCTTTTTAACAATCTCCCAACACCATCACACCACAGGGACATACAGGAATGGTCACATTCGCAACGCGTTCTAACGCTGACTTGATCGATCTCAACTACGAGAAGTGGAAAGCGGACCCCGCTTCAGTAGACGAGAAATGGCAGGCCTTCTTCGAAGGTTTCGAGCTCGCCCTCACGACGGCTCCCGCCCCCAAAGCTCCGAAAGGAGCGGCAGCCCAGATAACGAGCAGCGCCGCGAAGCAAATGAACGTTTCGAGCCTGATCTACGCCTACCGTAGCCTCGGGCACACCCAAGCGAAGATCAATCCGCTCGACGAGGTCACTCCGCAAAACCCAAACCTTTCGCTGGAAGAATTTGGGCTGAGCGAATCCGACCTCGACGCCGCTTTCAATTCGGGACACTTCCTCGACGGGCAGCCCATGAAGCTGCGCGACTTGATCGAGAGCCTAAAGAAGACCTACTGCTCCAGCATTGGATACGAATACATCCACATGCAGAACACGGAGGCACGCCGTTGGATCCAATCCAAGATCGAGCCCGCCCAAGGCAGCATCGAATTTTCCGACGCCATCAAGACCCGCATCCTGCGCAAGGTATTCGCCGCAGAAGCCTTCGAAAGCTTCCTCCACACCCGCTACACCGGACAGAAGCGTTTCTCGCTCGAAGGCGGAGAAACCTTGATCCCCTGCTTGGACAACGTGCTTGAGCACTGCGGACGGCTCGGCATCAAGGAAGTCGTCATGGGCATGGCCCACCGCGGCCGCCTCAACGTGCTCGCCAATACCCTCAAGAAATCCTACGAGTTCGTGTTCGAAGAATTCGGCGAGGAGTACATCCCCGACACCGTCGGTGGCGACGGCGACGTCAAATACCACCTCGGCTACGAGAAGGTCATCGAGACCAAGGAGGGGCATTACGTCGAAATTCGCCTCGCATCCAATCCCTCCCACCTCGAGGCCGTCAACCCCGTCGTGGAAGGCAAAGCCCGCGCTCGCCAACGCATCCTCAACGACACCAAGCGCGATAAAGTTCTGCCCGTTCTCATCCACGGCGACGCCGCCTTCGCCGGCCAAGGTCTCGTAACTGAGGTCCTCAATTCCTCGCAGCTCCCCGGCTACCGCACTGGCGGTACCCTGCACATCATCGTCAACAACCAAATCGGTTTCACCACCACGCCGAAGGAAGCCCGTTCCACCCGCTACTGCACGGACGTGGCTAAGATGATAGAGGCACCCATTTTCCACGTGAACGGCGACGACCCGCTTGCCGTCGTTTACGTAACCCTCCTCGCCATCGAATACCGTCAAAAGTTTGGAGCAGACGTCGTCATCGACATGTATTGCTACCGCAAGCACGGACACAACGAGGCGGACGAGCCGATGTTCACCAACCCCGATCTCTACGACAAGATTTCCAAGCACCCACCGGTCAGCGAAATCCTGACGAAGCGACTCATAGACGAAGGCACCCTGTCGAAAGAGGAAGTCGCCAAGATCCAAAAGGAATACGAGACTTCGCTCGCCAATTCCCTCGACCGCGTCAAGAAGGCGGCCGAAGCGAAGATCGAGGTGAAAAAGGCGCTCGCTGGCTCCAACGCGATCTTCCAGCCGAAGTTCAACTTCGATCCAGTCGAAACCGGAGTCGGTAGGGATATTTTGGGCACAGTGGTGCAAGGCCTCACTCGCTTGCCCAGCCACATCAAGCCGAACCGCAAGATCAAGCGCTTCCTCGACACACGGAAAACCGCCTTCGAGAACAACGAGCCCATCGATTGGGCCTTCGGCGAAGCTCTCGCCTTCGGCACCCTGCTCAACCAAGGCACTCCCGTCCGCCTATCCGGACAAGACTCCGAGCGCGGAACCTTCAGCCATCGCCACGCCGTTATCCACGACGTCAAGAGCGACGAGCGCTACATCCCCTTGCTCAATATCGACAAGGATCAAGCCCGCTTCTGCGTCTACAATTCCCTGCTCTCCGAGGCTGCGGTTCTAGGCTTCGACTTCGGCTACTCGCTCGACTACCCACGTATGCTCTGCATTTGGGAAGCTCAATTCGGAGACTTCGCCAACGGTGCCCAAGTCATCATCGACCAGTTCATAACCTCGTCCGAGTCTAAATGGGGTCGCGTATCAGGCCTCGTTATGCTCCTCCCGCACGGCTACGAAGGACAAGGCCCCGAACACTCTTCCGCCCGCCTCGAACGCTTCCTGCAATCCTGCGCCGAAGAGAATATTCAGGTCTGCAACATGACCAATTCCGCCCAGTACTTCCACGTGCTTCGTCGCCAGATGATGCGGGAGTTCCGCAAGCCGCTCGTCATCATGTCCCCGAAATCGATGCTCCGCCTGAAGGACGCGGCATCCCCTTGGGAAGATATCGAGTCTGGTTCGTTCCAAGAGATTCTCGACGACGACAAAGCCACCGCATCAAAGACCAAGCGACTCATCCTCTGCTCCGGAAAAGTCTACTACGACATCCGCAAGAAACAGGAAGAGCTAAAGGATAAGACCACCGCGGTGATACGTATCGAGCAGCTTTATCCACTACACACTGCCAAGCTCGAGGAAATCGCAAAGAAATACAGCAAGGCGACGAACTTGGTCTGGTGCCAAGAGGAATCCCAAAACATGGGAGCCTACACCTTCATCGCGCCCAAACTGGAAGAAATCTTCAAGAAGAAGCCTGCCTACGCTGGACGCGGGGAATCCGCCAGTCCTGCTGTTGGAGTCATGGCCCTTCACAAGAAAGAGCTCGCTCAACTTCTTGAGGACGCCTTCACCCTCTAGCCAAAAGTCAAACTTGGGACGGCAGCAAAGCCGCCGTCTCACGCATCCATTTTTCTAATACAGCCGCTCAACCTTCCGAAATGGCCACAGAAGTAAAAGTACCCGCCCTCGGCGAATCAATCACGTCCGGCATCATCGCCGCGTGGAACGTAAAAGACGGTGACTACGTCGAAAAGGACCAAGTCCTTTACGAACTGGAAACCGACAAGATCACCTCCGAGGGTCTCGCTGAAGTCGCTGGAGTCATTAGCCTCTCCGCAGCCGAAGGCGACGAAGTGGAAATCGGAGCAGTCATAGCTTCCATCGACGAATCCGCCGATGCTCCGCAAAAGTCAGAAAATTCCGATACGAAAGAAGACGCCAAGGCAGAACCTAGCGAAGAAAAAACGGAGTCCGCCTCAGAGAAGAAGTCCGACGCCGTTTCTCCCGCCGTTCGTCGCATCGCCGAAGAGGAAAAGATCGATCCCGCAAAAGTCGAAGGCACCGGCAAAGATGGCCGCGTGACCAAGGGCGACATGTTAAAGGCAGGCTCTTCTCGCATGCCAGCCGAGGAGGAAAAGAAGCCAGCCGCTTCCGCACCAGCCCCAGCAAAGCCAGCCTCCTCTGGAGAACGGACCACTCGCAAGCGCATGACTCCCCTGCGCGCCAAGATTGCCGAACGCCTCGTTGCCGCTCAGCAAGAAGCCGCCATGCTCACCACCTTCAACGAAGTGGACATGAGCGCCGTCATGGGACTTCGAAAGAAATATCAGGACGCCTTCGTGAAGAAAAACGGAGTCAAGCTGGGCTTCATGTCCCTCTTCGTTAAGGCCGTTGTCAACGCCCTCAAAGAAGTTCCGGGCCTCAATGCCCAAATCGACGGCAACGAAATCGTTCAAAACCACTTCTACGATATCGGCATCGCGGTATCCACTCCGAAGGGCTTGATGGTGCCTGTCGTCCGTGATTGCGATCAGCTCGGTCTCGCCGGAATCGAAAAGTCCATCATCGAATACGCCAACAAAGCTCGCGAGGGAAAGATCGGCATCGACGACCTGTCGGGTGGCGTATTCACCATTACAAACGGTGGAATCTTTGGGTCAATGCTATCGACCCCAATCCTCAACGCGCCGCAAAGCGGTATTCTTGGAATGCATACGATCCAAGAGCGTCCGGTCGCCATCGACGGCAAGGTCGAGATTCGCCCAATGATGTACCTAGCGGTCTCCTACGACCACCGTATCGTCGACGGCAAGGAGGCCGTAACCTTCCTCGTCAAGGTCAAGCAAGCCCTCGAAGATCCAGCGCGTCTCCTGCTCGAAGTATAACCCTTTGCGAACCACGGAGAGCACAGAGCTATGGAGAAAAGAAATCCCCTCCGTAATTCCGTATTCTCCGTGGTTAATTTTTAAATACAGACTTTCTTCATAAAATGTCAGATTCCCCTTCATTCGATGTAGCTGTAATCGGCGGTGGCCCTGGAGGTTACGTTGCCGCTATCCGTTGCGCACAGCTCGGACTCAAAACAGCCCTAGTAGAAAAGCGCAAAGCGCTCGGCGGCACCTGCCTGAACGTCGGCTGCATTCCCTCCAAAGCCCTGCTCCACACGAGCGAGCAATTCGAGTTCGCCGCCCACAACGCCAAAGCATCCGGCATCGAAATCGACGGCAAGGTCTCCTTGAACCTGAAAACCGTCATGGAGAAAAAGGATAAAGTCGTGAAGCAACTCACTGGCGGCGTCGACATGCTCGTCAAGAAGCGCGGCATCGAGCGATTCGAGGGACACGGCAAACTGCTCGGCGACGGAAAGATCGCCGTCGACGACAAGGAAGCCCTATCCGCTAAGCACATCATCCTCGCGACAGGCTCCACCGTCGTGGACCTGCCCTTCCTCAAGCAAGACGGAGAAACCGTCGTATCCAGCGACCAAGCAATCGCCTTCGACTCCGTTCCAGAAAACCTAGTGGTCATCGGAGCTGGAGCCATCGGACTCGAGCTCGGCTCCGTCTGGGCTCGCTACGGCAGCAAGGTCACCGTGTTGGAATTTCTGCCAAACGTAGCCGCAGGCTACGATCCCGACGTATCCAAACTTCTAGAACGCAGCTTCAAGAAACAGGGACTCACCATTCACACCGACACAAAGGTAACCGGCACCACGGATATCGATGGAAAGCTCAACGTCGTTGCCGAAAAGAAGGGCAAGGAAATCGCCGTTCCCGCCGACAAGGTGCTCGTGGCAGTGGGACGCAAGCCATTCACCGAGGGACTCGGCCTCGACACTGTTGGCATCGATCCCGACAAACGCGGATTCATCGAGATCGACGACCATTTCAAAACCAAGGCAGAGGGAATCTACGCCATCGGCGACATCGTTCGCGGCCCGATGCTCGCCCACAAGGCCGAGGAGGAAGGCGTAGCCATCGCTGAGCTCATAGCTGGAAAGTCAGGACACGTTAACTACGATGTCATTCCAAACGTGATCTACACCGAGCCTGAAGTAGCCGGCGTAGGAATCACCGAGACACAGGCCAAGGAAAAGGGCATCGAAGTAAAAGTAGGGAAATTCCCACTACAGGCCAACGGTCGCGCCATTGCTTCCGATGCCACAGACGGCATGGTTAAGATTATCGCTTGCGCGAAAACCGACAAGATCCTAGGAGGTCAAATCGTCGCCAAGGGAGCCAGCGAAATGATCTCCGAAATCGTCACGCACATGGAATACGGCGGCAGCGCCGAGGATCTCGGCCGCACCGTACACGCCCACCCGACCATCTCTGAGGCGATTAAGGAAGCCGGGCTCGCCGTAGACGGGGCCGCTATCCACAGCCTCTAAGTGCGACAGAATTACAAATGAACTCAAACGCTGCTCCGAAGGGCAGCGTTTTTTCGTTCCTCCTTCCGCTACCGAAATGTCGTTGCAGCCCCTTCCGCTCTAGACAAAATACCTAGCCGATTCGAAATTCAAGCACCCCTGCCAATCGATGTATCCAAAAATATCCGAAAGCCGAATCCAAGCCGCGATCGACGATGCCCAAAGCGCCGCTTCCTACGCCTACCCTTGGGATTCCTTGGAATTGGCGCTCAAGAATAAGGGCCAGGATTCGTTCTGGCTCGTCGGATACGGCAGCCTGCTTTCACTCGGATCCGCCGCTCGCACCATCGACACCTCCGACCGAGCAGCCCGCGAGCCAGCGATCGTCTACGGAGCAAGACGCCAATACTCCTACCGCTTTCCAGCGGCCTTCCTCAAGAAGCGCTACAACAAAACCGGCAACTTCGCAGCCCTCGACAGCAAAGCCACCTACAAGAGGGAAGATCGCTTCAATGGTATCCTCACCCGCATTTTCCTGGAGGACATTCCCGCTTTTCGCGAACGGGAGTTCGCCTACGATCTAAAGCCGGTTCCAGCCTTTCGCTGGAACGCGCCGCAAGAGCCCTACCGCATCGCCTACACTCTCGACTGCCCAGCAAGCGGACCATCTGAACACCACCCTTTCACCGCCGATAGCCCTCCGCTACCGGAATACCACAAAACCTGCCGTGACGGAGCGGAGAACGTATCCATAGACTTCTTACAGTATTTCCTCGATTCGACCTATCTTGGCGACGGGCGCACCAGCATCCAGCGCTGGGAAAGGGAGTCAGGTTTCCTCCAAGCTAACTTCAAGCAGCCATGAGCTCCCAACAGCGCCCCGCGTCCCCCAAATCCTTCTGGAAGGGCAAGGCCCTGCCAACGCTGCGCAACGTCCTCATCGTGACGCTCGTGCTCGGCCTCTTGGCAGTCGAATTCGGCCCCCAGTCCGCTTACGTCAAATATACCTTCTACGGACTCATCGCCCTCTACCTTGGCTCCATCGGCCTCCGCGCTTTCCGCTACCGCAAACACATCCTCTACTTCTTCGCCCCCGGCACCAAAGAAGCGCTCGGCGGCGACTTCAAGAGAGCTAACCAAATCCTAAAAGACGAACTCAACCGACTCTCGGAGGGCTACGAAATCGGTTTCGTGAAGGCATTCGCCAGCGAATTTCGGCAGATCGACAAGTCAGCCCGCAACGAACCCACTGCCATCGACAAGGTCCTCGATTTCGTGGAGTACGCCTTTCCGCTGCAAAGCAATCTCATTTCAGTGCTCTCCAAACCATTGAAAGGAGCAGTCAGCAAGCGCTCCTTCCGCGTCTCCATCGCCGTTCATCCTGACGGAAACGTAAGCCTTCATACCTTTTCCCAGAACGACCTCACGCACGACATCCAAGTAGACGATCCCGAGCTGGAAAGCTGCCTACGCGAAGCGGCCTGCCGGATGTACCACGAGATGAATGCCACGGAGCTCACCTCCAATTACGCCGCATTTCGACACTACGACCAAGCCTTCCGCATTTGGGAAAAGATCTACAAAACAGGCGAGACAGACAGCGAGGAATTCGAGGAGGCAGCCCAGCAGTTTCGTCTAGCCCTACAAGAAGATCCGGACTTCATACTGGCGGAACTCTACCTCGCTGCGATGAACGCCTACCGGAGAACGAACACCGCCTACCTAGAACGCTCGAAACTGCGTCTCACCCACGTCCTGCAACTCTGCGAGGAAAGGGAGCTCCTTCCCTCCAAGTCCCAACGAGCCAAATACAAAGGCCTCGCCACTGCCCTCCTCTGCTTCATCACCAACCAATGGCTCCATCGCATCGGCAAGTACGACAACGAGGAACAAGCCATCCTCATCGCTCGCGACAACCAGCTAAAAGCGAAGCAAGCCGTAAAGCTCCTCAAGGACTCCCCCATCGCCATTCACCAATTCGCTTTCTCGCTGCACAGCCTCGAGCAGATAGGCCTGCAAAATCCCCAGTCTCCGAGGGAGATTGCAAGCTCCTACGCAGACGCCTACGATCAATACACCCTGGCTATCCAAGTCGCTAAAGAGAAGCGGATGCCTAGGATCGTGGAGCTTAGCTCAGGCAATCGAGCCTATGTGTCGATGTGGTTGGGAGCCCTGCTAAGTAGAGATCCCGACGCAGAGATTCGCTTGAAGGCTTTCAGTGGGGATCGACTGCTCCACTCAGAAGCTGCCTCCAAGCTTTGGATACAAGCGGAATCGGAAATGAAGGAGGTTTTCGCGAGCGCAACCGGATCAGCTGGCCACTACTCCATCGCCAATCTCATTCTCCTCTACGCCTTGATGGGGCGATTCAAAGAGATCCCTGCATGCGGCCACTTACTCCTATTCGGCAAAACAGCAGCCGAAAGGCCCAACGCCACTGACGATTTAACCGAGCAAGTCGCTCAACTGCACCCCTCCCAGACTGACTACCCGGAGGGTGCGAACGACCTCGCCAGCGCCTTGCTCACCGCTTGCGCGAGCGGTACCCTAAAAAAGGAAGACTATCTGGAATGGCTTGCCCAAGGACTTGCTTTCCACGCTCGAAGCATTCGCCTGATCCAAGAGAAAGAGGTGCAAAACGTAGAAGCTCAACGGATACGGATCATCAAACAAATCACAAACCTACTCAAAGTGATCCACTACACCAAGCCTCACCCCAGCAGCAATGCAGGGTCCATTTTCCAAACGCTCAACCAATGTCTGAACAAACTTCGCAGCGAGCAGGAGTCCATGGATACTTTTATTTCCACCTGGCTCACCGCGCTGGAGAGCGCCCTTCGCTCACAGATAGAAAGCACCTCCCTTAAAGGCTAATCGGCTCGCCCGCGAGAAAGGATCCAAATGTCACAACACGCAACGCTCGAATTCCTCAACGCACGCCGCGATTGGGTGCTTGCTGCCCCCAAGGACAACGCTCCAATCCTCACCCTATGCCTTCGTCCCGAACTCGGCGAGCGAAGCTTCGTCTCTTCTCTGCAGCTAGACCCCAAGCAAGGGGTCGTAGGCGATCGATGGATACGCAAAACCTGGATGTACACGATCGATGGAAAACCTGACCCAAGGATCCAAGTTTGCTTGCTCGGGTCCCGCGTTCTCCAGCTCATCCGAAGAGATCCAGACGGCATGACCTACCCCGGCGACAATATCATCGCCGACATGGATTTCTCCGAATCCAACCTCCCGGTCGGACAGCGCCTGCAAATCGGCAGCGCCATCATCGAGGTGAGCGACGTGTTCAACACCGCTTGCTCGAAATGGAACGAACGTCACGGAAGCGACTCCATAAAGTGGATCAATCTCCCGGAAAACAAAGAGCACCGCTTTCGCGGAATCCTCTGTCGTGTTGTCCAGGCCGGAGAGGTCACCCTTACCGATAAAATCCAAAAAGCCTAAGCGGCTCCGACCGGAGCCCAAGGGTCGAATTCCGGCTCCTCCGGGTCCGGGTCTACGGCTCTGCGATCCTGCTCCTTGTAGCGAACCCCATACTTGCGCAACAACAAGCGAGCCTCGCCGGAACCATCGTCCACCAATCGCTTCAGCCATTCGACAATCACATCCTTCTCAATCGCCGCAATCGGACTATCCAAATTGAGACGAGCGATCGTCAGCCGCGAAAAGGTGTCGCCCGCACGGGCTGCTTTGAGAAACCAAGCGATACCTGCCCCCCTAGCGCTTCCCTTCTCGCTCAACAGCTTGCCAAGCTCTCGCTGGGAATCCAAGTCGCCTAGAAGCGCTGAATTCTCCAGCCACTTCTCGCTCTGGCTTTCGCTAACAGACAATCCGTACCCTTTCCCGTAATACTGGCTCAACAAACGAGCTGACTGGGCGGCATAGGTCCTGAGTCCTTCGTAGGCGCTGTCCCGGTTCTGTTCATAAATTTTCCTGAGATAGGAAAGCGCCTTCTTCGCATCACGTCCCTTTGACTCTTCTTCTAGGCAAAGGCGGCAAAAACGCAGTTTGGCTGCCAT contains the following coding sequences:
- a CDS encoding 2-oxoglutarate dehydrogenase E1 component; the encoded protein is MVTFATRSNADLIDLNYEKWKADPASVDEKWQAFFEGFELALTTAPAPKAPKGAAAQITSSAAKQMNVSSLIYAYRSLGHTQAKINPLDEVTPQNPNLSLEEFGLSESDLDAAFNSGHFLDGQPMKLRDLIESLKKTYCSSIGYEYIHMQNTEARRWIQSKIEPAQGSIEFSDAIKTRILRKVFAAEAFESFLHTRYTGQKRFSLEGGETLIPCLDNVLEHCGRLGIKEVVMGMAHRGRLNVLANTLKKSYEFVFEEFGEEYIPDTVGGDGDVKYHLGYEKVIETKEGHYVEIRLASNPSHLEAVNPVVEGKARARQRILNDTKRDKVLPVLIHGDAAFAGQGLVTEVLNSSQLPGYRTGGTLHIIVNNQIGFTTTPKEARSTRYCTDVAKMIEAPIFHVNGDDPLAVVYVTLLAIEYRQKFGADVVIDMYCYRKHGHNEADEPMFTNPDLYDKISKHPPVSEILTKRLIDEGTLSKEEVAKIQKEYETSLANSLDRVKKAAEAKIEVKKALAGSNAIFQPKFNFDPVETGVGRDILGTVVQGLTRLPSHIKPNRKIKRFLDTRKTAFENNEPIDWAFGEALAFGTLLNQGTPVRLSGQDSERGTFSHRHAVIHDVKSDERYIPLLNIDKDQARFCVYNSLLSEAAVLGFDFGYSLDYPRMLCIWEAQFGDFANGAQVIIDQFITSSESKWGRVSGLVMLLPHGYEGQGPEHSSARLERFLQSCAEENIQVCNMTNSAQYFHVLRRQMMREFRKPLVIMSPKSMLRLKDAASPWEDIESGSFQEILDDDKATASKTKRLILCSGKVYYDIRKKQEELKDKTTAVIRIEQLYPLHTAKLEEIAKKYSKATNLVWCQEESQNMGAYTFIAPKLEEIFKKKPAYAGRGESASPAVGVMALHKKELAQLLEDAFTL
- the odhB gene encoding 2-oxoglutarate dehydrogenase complex dihydrolipoyllysine-residue succinyltransferase is translated as MATEVKVPALGESITSGIIAAWNVKDGDYVEKDQVLYELETDKITSEGLAEVAGVISLSAAEGDEVEIGAVIASIDESADAPQKSENSDTKEDAKAEPSEEKTESASEKKSDAVSPAVRRIAEEEKIDPAKVEGTGKDGRVTKGDMLKAGSSRMPAEEEKKPAASAPAPAKPASSGERTTRKRMTPLRAKIAERLVAAQQEAAMLTTFNEVDMSAVMGLRKKYQDAFVKKNGVKLGFMSLFVKAVVNALKEVPGLNAQIDGNEIVQNHFYDIGIAVSTPKGLMVPVVRDCDQLGLAGIEKSIIEYANKAREGKIGIDDLSGGVFTITNGGIFGSMLSTPILNAPQSGILGMHTIQERPVAIDGKVEIRPMMYLAVSYDHRIVDGKEAVTFLVKVKQALEDPARLLLEV
- the lpdA gene encoding dihydrolipoyl dehydrogenase, whose translation is MSDSPSFDVAVIGGGPGGYVAAIRCAQLGLKTALVEKRKALGGTCLNVGCIPSKALLHTSEQFEFAAHNAKASGIEIDGKVSLNLKTVMEKKDKVVKQLTGGVDMLVKKRGIERFEGHGKLLGDGKIAVDDKEALSAKHIILATGSTVVDLPFLKQDGETVVSSDQAIAFDSVPENLVVIGAGAIGLELGSVWARYGSKVTVLEFLPNVAAGYDPDVSKLLERSFKKQGLTIHTDTKVTGTTDIDGKLNVVAEKKGKEIAVPADKVLVAVGRKPFTEGLGLDTVGIDPDKRGFIEIDDHFKTKAEGIYAIGDIVRGPMLAHKAEEEGVAIAELIAGKSGHVNYDVIPNVIYTEPEVAGVGITETQAKEKGIEVKVGKFPLQANGRAIASDATDGMVKIIACAKTDKILGGQIVAKGASEMISEIVTHMEYGGSAEDLGRTVHAHPTISEAIKEAGLAVDGAAIHSL
- a CDS encoding MOSC domain-containing protein encodes the protein MSQHATLEFLNARRDWVLAAPKDNAPILTLCLRPELGERSFVSSLQLDPKQGVVGDRWIRKTWMYTIDGKPDPRIQVCLLGSRVLQLIRRDPDGMTYPGDNIIADMDFSESNLPVGQRLQIGSAIIEVSDVFNTACSKWNERHGSDSIKWINLPENKEHRFRGILCRVVQAGEVTLTDKIQKA